In Dendropsophus ebraccatus isolate aDenEbr1 chromosome 14, aDenEbr1.pat, whole genome shotgun sequence, the following proteins share a genomic window:
- the MEIOC gene encoding meiosis-specific coiled-coil domain-containing protein MEIOC isoform X3, producing the protein MDIGGKLMDCSYYKAQVEEPFSFQNNDGPFLTNYWNCADPSKLYTPWSTCTSETKPAASTQVKTKVQTERSKYGSEADLYGLVSNILDEPNKAQSFSDGGLSSILKSEWPGHINKLSDDLFPDLRLSEDLMSLQQSFYGTEPVFNTETQKVENLYAGIDELEQDDHWLYQTDSPRNYKVNAKINKFGYSNPNSFFFSEIPRDSFQKRDAIVSPLNKYYFDEDLGRYDMNNHGKDMYNKCTVNGSQSVKSHFNSVSELPVLNEDTYSNLFPAKQSFQTIDNHIPGQPFRFPRTAHLDRPLLKDSTRVPEYDHTAAFGISGNNSDVVKSSSFMSSVFSNNLDKLWTHGQMDRSSENMYNNQVKSGILLKTLQKNPAAVSHYSSSPLIPSVLKFPSENHRYPSLDYGYHSVDRTLERNGICDNASSLYDSTDRNVRKTIQEKKHNMPLNVQDRNKEIFSSAPACGNLKNVTVSNRSLNGNKLTLPQNVYLSNGLMIDDMGSNVNGASCSIFRSPHFNKLGHSINPMNDSHDPYSYENQRQVWPQISDLVYGDASLQGTGAALNSQRSVKPGSELHLCLDKCYNQCKALEKERKKMVRNLHTHGRISSYKTFSLDKSLQHKPFFYPKTECQPLKS; encoded by the exons ATGGATATTGGGGGAAAACTGATGGATTGCAGCTACTACAAAGCACAG GTTGAGGAGCCGTTCAGCTTCCAAAACAATGACGGGCCTTTCCTTACTAACTACTGGAACTGTGCTGACCCTTCCAAGCTCTACACACCTTGGTCTACTTGCACTTCTGAGACAAAGCCAGCAGCTTCAACACAGGTCAAGACCAA GGTTCAGACTGAAAGGAGCAAATATGGAAGTGAGGCAGATCTCTATGGTCTAGTATCTAATATCCTAGATGAGCCAAACAAAGCACAATCATTTTCAGATGGAGG GCTTTCTTCTATTTTGAAATCAGAATGGCCAGGTCATATAAATAAACTATCTGATGACCTATTCCCAGACTTAAGGCTGTCTGAGGATCTAATGAGTCTGCAACAGAGTTTCTATGGTACAGAGCCTGTCTTCAATACAGAAACACAGAAAGTAGAGAATCTATACGCTGGAATAGATGAATTGGAACAAGATGATCATTGGCTATACCAGACTGATTCTCCACGGAATTATAAAGTAAatgccaaaataaataaatttgggtACAGTAATCCCAATAGCTTTTTCTTCTCTGAAATACCCAGAGACTCCTTTCAGAAGAGAGATGCAATAGTTTCACCATTAAATAAGTATTACTTCGATGAAGATCTTGGTAGGTATGATATGAACAATCATGGTAAAGACATGTACAATAAATGTACTGTGAATGGTTCGCAGAGTGTCAAAAGTCATTTTAATTCGGTATCTGAATTGCCTGTCTTAAATGAAGATACATACAGTAACTTGTTCCCAGCAAAACAGAGTTTCCAAACAATTGACAATCATATACCTGGCCAACCATTTCGTTTCCCAAGGACAGCACACCTAGATAGACCTCTCCTGAAAGATTCCACTCGTGTTCCTGAGTATGATCACACAGCTGCTTTTGGAATTAGTGGTAATAATTCAGATGTAGTAAAGTCTTCCAGCTTTATGTCCTCCGTCTTCAGCAATAACTTGGACAAGTTATGGACACATGGCCAGATGGACAGGAGCTCTGAAAACATGTATAACAATCAAGTGAAGTCAGGTATTCTTTTAAAAACACTCCAGAAAAATCCTGCAGCTGTTTCCCACTATTCTAGTTCTCCACTCATACCCAGTGTTCTAAAATTTCCCAGTGAAAATCACAGATATCCATCCTTGGACTATGGTTACCATAGTGTGGACAGAACATTGGAAAGAAATGGTATCTGCGACAATGCATCAAGCTTGTATGACTCCACAGACAGAAATGTCCGAAAGACCATTCAGGAGAAAAAGCACAACATGCCATTAAATGTACAGGATAGGAACAAAGAGATATTTAGCAGTGCTCCTGCATGCGGTAATCTGAAGAATGTAACTGTTAGTAATAGGTCATTAAATGGCAACAAGTTAACCCTCCCACAGAATGTGTATTTATCCAATGGACTGATGATAGATGACATGGGTAGCAACGTTAATGGAGCCTCTTGCAGTATCTTCAGGTCACCCCATTTTAATAAATTGGGTCACAGCATTAACCCTATGAATGACAGTCATGATCCATATTCATATGAAAACCAGAGGCAAGTATGGCCACAAATCAGTGACCTTGTGTATGGTGATGCCTCCCTTCAAGGCACAGGAGCTGCGTTAAACTCTCAGAGGTCAGTGAAGCCTGGAAGTGAACTCCACCTTTGTCTGGATAAATGTTATAACCAGTGTAAAGCTCtggaaaaggaaagaaaaaag ATGGTCAGAAATTTACATACACACG GCAGAATCTCTTCTTATAAAACATTTTCGTTGGATAAAAGTCTCCAGCACAAACCATTCTTCTATCCCAAGACTGAGTGCCAACCCCTCAAGAGTTGA
- the MEIOC gene encoding meiosis-specific coiled-coil domain-containing protein MEIOC isoform X2, with product MEVEEPFSFQNNDGPFLTNYWNCADPSKLYTPWSTCTSETKPAASTQVKTKVQTERSKYGSEADLYGLVSNILDEPNKAQSFSDGGLSSILKSEWPGHINKLSDDLFPDLRLSEDLMSLQQSFYGTEPVFNTETQKVENLYAGIDELEQDDHWLYQTDSPRNYKVNAKINKFGYSNPNSFFFSEIPRDSFQKRDAIVSPLNKYYFDEDLGRYDMNNHGKDMYNKCTVNGSQSVKSHFNSVSELPVLNEDTYSNLFPAKQSFQTIDNHIPGQPFRFPRTAHLDRPLLKDSTRVPEYDHTAAFGISGNNSDVVKSSSFMSSVFSNNLDKLWTHGQMDRSSENMYNNQVKSGILLKTLQKNPAAVSHYSSSPLIPSVLKFPSENHRYPSLDYGYHSVDRTLERNGICDNASSLYDSTDRNVRKTIQEKKHNMPLNVQDRNKEIFSSAPACGNLKNVTVSNRSLNGNKLTLPQNVYLSNGLMIDDMGSNVNGASCSIFRSPHFNKLGHSINPMNDSHDPYSYENQRQVWPQISDLVYGDASLQGTGAALNSQRSVKPGSELHLCLDKCYNQCKALEKERKKAESLLIKHFRWIKVSSTNHSSIPRLSANPSRVDRLIVDQLREQARVVTLLSKMERFRSSPLHANISKTVDYHLEAIRNVQTHRKSEIVNTSDHHQKHGRRHHNDDKDVLFLASLIKEMDIATRKARTALWCALQMTLPKSPAAQRSWVLENF from the exons GTTGAGGAGCCGTTCAGCTTCCAAAACAATGACGGGCCTTTCCTTACTAACTACTGGAACTGTGCTGACCCTTCCAAGCTCTACACACCTTGGTCTACTTGCACTTCTGAGACAAAGCCAGCAGCTTCAACACAGGTCAAGACCAA GGTTCAGACTGAAAGGAGCAAATATGGAAGTGAGGCAGATCTCTATGGTCTAGTATCTAATATCCTAGATGAGCCAAACAAAGCACAATCATTTTCAGATGGAGG GCTTTCTTCTATTTTGAAATCAGAATGGCCAGGTCATATAAATAAACTATCTGATGACCTATTCCCAGACTTAAGGCTGTCTGAGGATCTAATGAGTCTGCAACAGAGTTTCTATGGTACAGAGCCTGTCTTCAATACAGAAACACAGAAAGTAGAGAATCTATACGCTGGAATAGATGAATTGGAACAAGATGATCATTGGCTATACCAGACTGATTCTCCACGGAATTATAAAGTAAatgccaaaataaataaatttgggtACAGTAATCCCAATAGCTTTTTCTTCTCTGAAATACCCAGAGACTCCTTTCAGAAGAGAGATGCAATAGTTTCACCATTAAATAAGTATTACTTCGATGAAGATCTTGGTAGGTATGATATGAACAATCATGGTAAAGACATGTACAATAAATGTACTGTGAATGGTTCGCAGAGTGTCAAAAGTCATTTTAATTCGGTATCTGAATTGCCTGTCTTAAATGAAGATACATACAGTAACTTGTTCCCAGCAAAACAGAGTTTCCAAACAATTGACAATCATATACCTGGCCAACCATTTCGTTTCCCAAGGACAGCACACCTAGATAGACCTCTCCTGAAAGATTCCACTCGTGTTCCTGAGTATGATCACACAGCTGCTTTTGGAATTAGTGGTAATAATTCAGATGTAGTAAAGTCTTCCAGCTTTATGTCCTCCGTCTTCAGCAATAACTTGGACAAGTTATGGACACATGGCCAGATGGACAGGAGCTCTGAAAACATGTATAACAATCAAGTGAAGTCAGGTATTCTTTTAAAAACACTCCAGAAAAATCCTGCAGCTGTTTCCCACTATTCTAGTTCTCCACTCATACCCAGTGTTCTAAAATTTCCCAGTGAAAATCACAGATATCCATCCTTGGACTATGGTTACCATAGTGTGGACAGAACATTGGAAAGAAATGGTATCTGCGACAATGCATCAAGCTTGTATGACTCCACAGACAGAAATGTCCGAAAGACCATTCAGGAGAAAAAGCACAACATGCCATTAAATGTACAGGATAGGAACAAAGAGATATTTAGCAGTGCTCCTGCATGCGGTAATCTGAAGAATGTAACTGTTAGTAATAGGTCATTAAATGGCAACAAGTTAACCCTCCCACAGAATGTGTATTTATCCAATGGACTGATGATAGATGACATGGGTAGCAACGTTAATGGAGCCTCTTGCAGTATCTTCAGGTCACCCCATTTTAATAAATTGGGTCACAGCATTAACCCTATGAATGACAGTCATGATCCATATTCATATGAAAACCAGAGGCAAGTATGGCCACAAATCAGTGACCTTGTGTATGGTGATGCCTCCCTTCAAGGCACAGGAGCTGCGTTAAACTCTCAGAGGTCAGTGAAGCCTGGAAGTGAACTCCACCTTTGTCTGGATAAATGTTATAACCAGTGTAAAGCTCtggaaaaggaaagaaaaaag GCAGAATCTCTTCTTATAAAACATTTTCGTTGGATAAAAGTCTCCAGCACAAACCATTCTTCTATCCCAAGACTGAGTGCCAACCCCTCAAGAGTTGACCGCTTAATAGTGGATCAGTTACGTGAACAAGCCAGA GTGGTAACTCTGCTGAGTAAAATGGAACGCTTTCGGAGTTCGCCTCTCCACGCAAATATCTCCAAGACGGTCGACTACCACTTAGAGGCTATTCGCAATGTTCAAACCCATCGCAAGAGTGAGATTGTGAATACATCAGATCATCACCAGAAGCATGGCAGACGTCACCACAATGAcgacaaag ATGTCCTCTTCCTTGCATCTTTAATCAAAGAAATGGATATAGCAACACGTAAAGCTCGAACAGCATTGTGGTGTGCCTTGCAGATGACTCTGCCGAAGTCACCAGCTGCGCAAAGGTCTTGGGTACTGGAGAACTTCTAG
- the MEIOC gene encoding meiosis-specific coiled-coil domain-containing protein MEIOC isoform X1 codes for MDIGGKLMDCSYYKAQVEEPFSFQNNDGPFLTNYWNCADPSKLYTPWSTCTSETKPAASTQVKTKVQTERSKYGSEADLYGLVSNILDEPNKAQSFSDGGLSSILKSEWPGHINKLSDDLFPDLRLSEDLMSLQQSFYGTEPVFNTETQKVENLYAGIDELEQDDHWLYQTDSPRNYKVNAKINKFGYSNPNSFFFSEIPRDSFQKRDAIVSPLNKYYFDEDLGRYDMNNHGKDMYNKCTVNGSQSVKSHFNSVSELPVLNEDTYSNLFPAKQSFQTIDNHIPGQPFRFPRTAHLDRPLLKDSTRVPEYDHTAAFGISGNNSDVVKSSSFMSSVFSNNLDKLWTHGQMDRSSENMYNNQVKSGILLKTLQKNPAAVSHYSSSPLIPSVLKFPSENHRYPSLDYGYHSVDRTLERNGICDNASSLYDSTDRNVRKTIQEKKHNMPLNVQDRNKEIFSSAPACGNLKNVTVSNRSLNGNKLTLPQNVYLSNGLMIDDMGSNVNGASCSIFRSPHFNKLGHSINPMNDSHDPYSYENQRQVWPQISDLVYGDASLQGTGAALNSQRSVKPGSELHLCLDKCYNQCKALEKERKKAESLLIKHFRWIKVSSTNHSSIPRLSANPSRVDRLIVDQLREQARVVTLLSKMERFRSSPLHANISKTVDYHLEAIRNVQTHRKSEIVNTSDHHQKHGRRHHNDDKDVLFLASLIKEMDIATRKARTALWCALQMTLPKSPAAQRSWVLENF; via the exons ATGGATATTGGGGGAAAACTGATGGATTGCAGCTACTACAAAGCACAG GTTGAGGAGCCGTTCAGCTTCCAAAACAATGACGGGCCTTTCCTTACTAACTACTGGAACTGTGCTGACCCTTCCAAGCTCTACACACCTTGGTCTACTTGCACTTCTGAGACAAAGCCAGCAGCTTCAACACAGGTCAAGACCAA GGTTCAGACTGAAAGGAGCAAATATGGAAGTGAGGCAGATCTCTATGGTCTAGTATCTAATATCCTAGATGAGCCAAACAAAGCACAATCATTTTCAGATGGAGG GCTTTCTTCTATTTTGAAATCAGAATGGCCAGGTCATATAAATAAACTATCTGATGACCTATTCCCAGACTTAAGGCTGTCTGAGGATCTAATGAGTCTGCAACAGAGTTTCTATGGTACAGAGCCTGTCTTCAATACAGAAACACAGAAAGTAGAGAATCTATACGCTGGAATAGATGAATTGGAACAAGATGATCATTGGCTATACCAGACTGATTCTCCACGGAATTATAAAGTAAatgccaaaataaataaatttgggtACAGTAATCCCAATAGCTTTTTCTTCTCTGAAATACCCAGAGACTCCTTTCAGAAGAGAGATGCAATAGTTTCACCATTAAATAAGTATTACTTCGATGAAGATCTTGGTAGGTATGATATGAACAATCATGGTAAAGACATGTACAATAAATGTACTGTGAATGGTTCGCAGAGTGTCAAAAGTCATTTTAATTCGGTATCTGAATTGCCTGTCTTAAATGAAGATACATACAGTAACTTGTTCCCAGCAAAACAGAGTTTCCAAACAATTGACAATCATATACCTGGCCAACCATTTCGTTTCCCAAGGACAGCACACCTAGATAGACCTCTCCTGAAAGATTCCACTCGTGTTCCTGAGTATGATCACACAGCTGCTTTTGGAATTAGTGGTAATAATTCAGATGTAGTAAAGTCTTCCAGCTTTATGTCCTCCGTCTTCAGCAATAACTTGGACAAGTTATGGACACATGGCCAGATGGACAGGAGCTCTGAAAACATGTATAACAATCAAGTGAAGTCAGGTATTCTTTTAAAAACACTCCAGAAAAATCCTGCAGCTGTTTCCCACTATTCTAGTTCTCCACTCATACCCAGTGTTCTAAAATTTCCCAGTGAAAATCACAGATATCCATCCTTGGACTATGGTTACCATAGTGTGGACAGAACATTGGAAAGAAATGGTATCTGCGACAATGCATCAAGCTTGTATGACTCCACAGACAGAAATGTCCGAAAGACCATTCAGGAGAAAAAGCACAACATGCCATTAAATGTACAGGATAGGAACAAAGAGATATTTAGCAGTGCTCCTGCATGCGGTAATCTGAAGAATGTAACTGTTAGTAATAGGTCATTAAATGGCAACAAGTTAACCCTCCCACAGAATGTGTATTTATCCAATGGACTGATGATAGATGACATGGGTAGCAACGTTAATGGAGCCTCTTGCAGTATCTTCAGGTCACCCCATTTTAATAAATTGGGTCACAGCATTAACCCTATGAATGACAGTCATGATCCATATTCATATGAAAACCAGAGGCAAGTATGGCCACAAATCAGTGACCTTGTGTATGGTGATGCCTCCCTTCAAGGCACAGGAGCTGCGTTAAACTCTCAGAGGTCAGTGAAGCCTGGAAGTGAACTCCACCTTTGTCTGGATAAATGTTATAACCAGTGTAAAGCTCtggaaaaggaaagaaaaaag GCAGAATCTCTTCTTATAAAACATTTTCGTTGGATAAAAGTCTCCAGCACAAACCATTCTTCTATCCCAAGACTGAGTGCCAACCCCTCAAGAGTTGACCGCTTAATAGTGGATCAGTTACGTGAACAAGCCAGA GTGGTAACTCTGCTGAGTAAAATGGAACGCTTTCGGAGTTCGCCTCTCCACGCAAATATCTCCAAGACGGTCGACTACCACTTAGAGGCTATTCGCAATGTTCAAACCCATCGCAAGAGTGAGATTGTGAATACATCAGATCATCACCAGAAGCATGGCAGACGTCACCACAATGAcgacaaag ATGTCCTCTTCCTTGCATCTTTAATCAAAGAAATGGATATAGCAACACGTAAAGCTCGAACAGCATTGTGGTGTGCCTTGCAGATGACTCTGCCGAAGTCACCAGCTGCGCAAAGGTCTTGGGTACTGGAGAACTTCTAG